The DNA region AGATGAGCGCATGTTTAATGGGAAGCTCGTCGAAAAAATCTTCCATCCAGGCCAACGCGCGAATCATCGCCAGCCCCACCATTCCCATCAGGATGCCCATCACCCCAAACAGCCACAGCTCATTCATGCTGGTCAGCTTGAAAGCCGGCGTAGGAAACAGCGGCGTCCATCCTACAAAATGAATGCGAACCCCCGTCGCCACCGCAGCCGCAAGCGCCACCGGAATAAACGACCGCGCCCGCAGCTCGAACAGCAGCAGCTCAATCGCCACCAGAATCCCCGCCAGCGGAGCGGTGAACGTAGCGGCCATACCAGCCGCTGCGCCCGACGCCAGCAGCACGCGCCGATAGTACGGTGTCAGCCCCACCGCCTGTCCAAACAGCGACCCAAACGCCGCGCCCGTCTGTATGATTGGCCCCTCCGCTCCGAACGGGCCGCCAGTCCCAATCGCCAGTGCGGTCGCCAGCGGCTTCAGCAGCGCCACCCGAATCCGCATCCGGCTATGCCCAAACAGCACCGCCTCCATCGCCTCGGGAATCCCATGCCCCTTCAGCGTCGGCTCCCAGAAATGAACCATGATGCCGACCAGAAGTCCGCCAATCGGCGGAATCAAAATCACCCACAAGCCCAGGTGGTTATACGCCGGGTTCGTGATCGCGAACGAAGCCTTGCCGTAAAAAAAGAGATTCGTAAAAAGGTAGATCAGCTCCAGCAGGCCTTCCGCCACAAGGCCGCCGATCAACCCGACCAGCAGCGCATAGCCGCATATCTTGATGACCTCCGGCTCAAGTGCGACGCCAAACTGGCTTTTTTTCTGGGGCTTGCTTTCAGGGGTTGGCGTCGTCACTTCAGTGAATGGATAATCGGCCATCAGGAAACCTCCGCACTTCGCTACAAGCATCTCAAGCATTCCGGATGAATCAAACGATCCATCCGGCCAAACTCTCATGCAGCAAGCCCTGGCACCAGTGGCCAATCAAAAAATCCGCGCGGCAGCAGCAACCCAGCGCGTCACCATCCACTTATTCCACTTGGCTGTGCTCCTTCGATCCCGCTTCCAGACTTGGCTGCGTGGGCTCATCTCGATAAGTCTTCAGCGCCTGCAGAATATCCGTTTTGGTCACGACACCTTCGAGCTTCCCTGCGCCACTGGTCACGAGCAGCATGTGCTGTCGATGCTCACTCATCAGCAGGCGCAGCCCTTCCATCACATCGCAGTCGGAACCTACTCGCGAGGCGTGCCGATTGGTAAGTTCGCGCACCCGCATGGTGTCCCACTTCTGCGGCGATACCTTTGCAATCGCCCACACCTCGACAATCCCCAGCAACTGGTCCTCCTCGAACACGGGAAACGTCGAGTGGTGATAGTGAGGAGACAGCAGATCCGTAAACTCACGCAGCGTCAACGCGCCCTGCACCGAAACTACTTTCTGCTGCATCACGCTGCCCACCACTACATGCCGCAGCTCCTGCACCCTGACGCCTTCGTGCAGCTTCTGGTCACCAGAAGCCGACGCATCGCCCGACACCGCATACGCCACCGCCGCGCCAATCAGCGCGGGAATAATAAACGCATGTCCGCCCGTAGCCTCCGCGACGAACACCACCGCCGCCAGCGGAGTCTTATAGCCCGCGGCGATAAACGAAGCCATGCCCACGGCAGCATACAGTTCAATCGAAGAACTGTGCACCACAGCCTGCGCAAACGCTACGCCAAAGCTGCCGCCGGTCAGGAACAGCGGAACGAACATCGCGCTCACGCCGCCAACGCCCAGCGTAAACGCCGTCGCCGCCAGCTTCAGCACACCAAACACAACCAACTCCAGCGTGCTGTGGTGCGTCCCCAAAATCATTCCCACCGCTTCGTAGTTAGGGCCAAGCGGCACCAGCGAGCCATGGAAGAAGTACAGAAAGATCACGCCGCAGATACCGGTCAGCAATCCGCCAATCGACATCTTGACCCAGTGCGGAAGTGAAGACTTTACGCACAGCGTCCGCAGGCGCCGAAAGGTAATGACAAACGCCATCGCGATCAGACCAATGATCAGCCCCAGCAGAGCGCACCAGAAGAGGTCGCGTCCCGTAAACGAGGTTGCGCTGGCAAAATCGAACAGCGGAGCCCCACCAAGAAACGAGCTCAGCGTGATGTACGAGATCACCGAGGCAATCAGCGACGGGACCAGCGCCTCATGCGCCAGGTCGTCCTTATAGGGCATCTCCAGCGCAAAAACGATACCAGTCAAAGGCGCACGGAAGACCGCCGACATACCCGCCGCCGCACCGCAGATCAGCATGATGCGCCGGTCTCGCGCATCGAGATTCAACCACCGCAGCTTCGCCCAAAGCCACGAGCCGATGGCCGCGCCGCCATAGATGCTCGGCCCCTCAAGCGCCGAACTGCCACCAAAGCCCACCGTCGTAATCGCCGCCAGCAGCTTCGGCAGAAACGGCCGCATGTTAATGTCGCCCTGGTGCTCGTGGTACGAGCGAATGACCTCTTCGGTGGAGTGCTCATCCGGGTCGGGCGTCAGATATTGCATGATCAGGCCCGTCACCGCAAACGCAACTACCAGCCCCGGCACAATCGCCCAGTGATGCCCCAGGTAATAGCCCAGCACCACCGGCCACAGCTTGCCCAGGATAATGATCGCGATCACGGTGATCGCCAGCCCCGTCGTCACCCCGATAATGGGCGCGATGATCAGCCACTTATGCAGGTCGCGCGAATAGGTAGCAGTAAGGTCCTCATGCACCAGTGGCATGTACTTGCGCAGTAGCGGGTGCCGCAGCACCCAGTTATCTTTTCTCGTTCTGATGGTTTGCGTCTGATCCATTTGATTAACTGTCTTTACCTTTGCCGCGACAAAACTGTCGAATATTCTTCCAATCCAAAACCAGAAAAGCTCTTCCCAGTCAGATGGCCTTTTTCTTCACTTCGAGGACCTGGGCGGGCACCTTCGGGACCTTCATTAACGCTTCCTTGGCAGCCTTTACCTCTTCTTTATGCAGCTCCGTCAACTGGGCAAGAATCTGCTCGCCCTGCTCAGTCAGCGAAACCATTACGAACCTGCGGTCGTTCGTGTCATGTTCCTTGCGCACCAGTCCGCGCTGTGCTGCCCGCTCCACCAGACCCACCACCGAGTTGTGCCGCTCCTGCAAAAACTCGGCCAACTCGGACACCGAAGCCGTCCCTCGGCCGGTATATCCGGCAACCCCAAGCATCAGTTGGTGCTGCTGCGGCGTGACCCCGCACTGTCGAGCCGCCTTCTCGCTGAAGCGCAGGAACTTACGCAGGTTATAGCGAAACCACGCCAGATTCCGAATCGCATCTTCGGTACGAAGCTGAACCGCATCGGATGGAATCGCATGAGGAGAAGAATGCCGCGTCATAAAAATAGTATATCGCATCGTGATTGAATATATATCCTACCGTGATGCATTAATCGCACCGTGAAATTCCCACGATGAGATCGTGTACAGCCAAAGTCGTCGATTATTCCGACCTCATTCTCATCCCCCACATCGCCACGCAGCCGGTCAGTTCCTGCTTGAATCTTCCAAGGCGTAGCTTCATAAACGCGGAACCTTAGATTCGCTTTGGGGAAACGACTTCAGCTGTGCCGAAAGCGATCTGCTCGCCATAAACGCCGAACCGAACCTTAGTTTTGCTTAAGGGCACGGCTTCAGCCGTGCCGCAAGCGCTCTGCTGGCATGGGGCTTTTAGCCCCTGAGGTACGGTTTTCGTTCCATGGGTGGCGCCTCCCTTACTCAGTCGTGCCAAACGCAGAGGGAAGCAATTTGTCTCAGCCGAACCTAAAACCCCAAACAAGCTGTCAAGTCCTGAACCCCAAAAAGCATGCCCAGATATCCGTCCAAATGCAACAAAATAAACAATTTAGATCGATAAAAATAAACCGCTCCAACCTGCAAATCAGTTCCACCCAAATTGCTAGACTGGAAACAGTCAGAGTAAACCAGAAGGCCCAGCGGAGAAGCTGGGCCTAAGTCCTTTAGAAACAAGACTTTGAAAATTATCTCCAATAGAATGAAGACTTTACCAGAAAAGTATAGGGGGGAGGGTACCTATGAAAGGACGGAACCGGCGCAAAACTCGGTCGCGACGGCCTGGGCAATCAACTGATTCAAGACAGCCTCAGCCGCGCTCGACCAGCCACCCCTCCACCTCATCCAACCCGTCCACCGCGAGATACTCCCCGCCGCACCCCTCGGCCTCCGTGCCCTGAATCAAAAACGCCTGCCGCAACCCCGCCGCGTTTGCCGCCGCAATATCGCTGCAGCGATCGCCGACCATGACGCTCTTCCCCAGCTCCACGCCAAACTCCCTCGCTCCACGGCGCAGCATCCCAGTTCCCGGCTTGCGGTCCTCGTGCTCCCGCTTATAGTCGCCAACCCCATGCTCAGGATGAAAGGGACAGTGATACACCGCATCAAGCTCCACCCCTTCCGCCCGAAACGCCTCCCGCATCCACACCATCACAGCCTCAAAATCAGCCTCACTATAAAACCCGCGAGCGATG from Edaphobacter paludis includes:
- a CDS encoding MarR family transcriptional regulator; protein product: MTRHSSPHAIPSDAVQLRTEDAIRNLAWFRYNLRKFLRFSEKAARQCGVTPQQHQLMLGVAGYTGRGTASVSELAEFLQERHNSVVGLVERAAQRGLVRKEHDTNDRRFVMVSLTEQGEQILAQLTELHKEEVKAAKEALMKVPKVPAQVLEVKKKAI
- a CDS encoding chloride channel protein, with translation MDQTQTIRTRKDNWVLRHPLLRKYMPLVHEDLTATYSRDLHKWLIIAPIIGVTTGLAITVIAIIILGKLWPVVLGYYLGHHWAIVPGLVVAFAVTGLIMQYLTPDPDEHSTEEVIRSYHEHQGDINMRPFLPKLLAAITTVGFGGSSALEGPSIYGGAAIGSWLWAKLRWLNLDARDRRIMLICGAAAGMSAVFRAPLTGIVFALEMPYKDDLAHEALVPSLIASVISYITLSSFLGGAPLFDFASATSFTGRDLFWCALLGLIIGLIAMAFVITFRRLRTLCVKSSLPHWVKMSIGGLLTGICGVIFLYFFHGSLVPLGPNYEAVGMILGTHHSTLELVVFGVLKLAATAFTLGVGGVSAMFVPLFLTGGSFGVAFAQAVVHSSSIELYAAVGMASFIAAGYKTPLAAVVFVAEATGGHAFIIPALIGAAVAYAVSGDASASGDQKLHEGVRVQELRHVVVGSVMQQKVVSVQGALTLREFTDLLSPHYHHSTFPVFEEDQLLGIVEVWAIAKVSPQKWDTMRVRELTNRHASRVGSDCDVMEGLRLLMSEHRQHMLLVTSGAGKLEGVVTKTDILQALKTYRDEPTQPSLEAGSKEHSQVE
- a CDS encoding HAD family hydrolase, translating into MSGRALFLDRDGVINHEVGYLHQVEDVRFVDGIFSLCRIAAGLGYRLIVVTNQAGIARGFYSEADFEAVMVWMREAFRAEGVELDAVYHCPFHPEHGVGDYKREHEDRKPGTGMLRRGAREFGVELGKSVMVGDRCSDIAAANAAGLRQAFLIQGTEAEGCGGEYLAVDGLDEVEGWLVERG